The Eschrichtius robustus isolate mEscRob2 chromosome 16, mEscRob2.pri, whole genome shotgun sequence DNA segment ttccctccctccctcttccctctgtccctccaACCCTTCCCCaggttccttttctccctccaccctcctccctccctcttccctccgcccctccccctccatccccgGGCCTCTCTCTTACGCTCTCAGACGGCACTCGCGGGCAGGGAGTGATGCGCGGTCTCTCCGGGCGCGCGGCGCTGCGGGGGCTGATGTGCCGCACGCGGGCCCCGGTCGCAAGCCTGCTTGCGCGCTCCAGCTCTGGTGAGTCCGCCCACCCGGCGGCCATGCGCGAGGTGGGGCGGGCTGAGGCGCCGCAGGCCTCTGCTGGCGCACGTGCCGGGCCTGGCGCAGGGGGCTTGAGGCCTCGGGACAGGCCGGCTGGAGCTGCGCCACCGTCGGGTTCCCGCCGGGCTGGGGCCCTGCgcacaccacccccccaccgctCACTCCCACCCAGCCCCCCACGCCCCCGCTCACCTCCTCACCGTGCTCAGGGCAGGGGGTCCCCAGGGCTCCAGGGCAGGAGGAAGCCAGAAGCCTGGTGGCCACACTTTGCGGCGGACCCAGGGCTCCTGAGCGGGGTCATTCTCAGCAGATGAATACTCCCGTCCTGGGGCGTTTTTCCTGGGGCGTTTTTCCTCCTGGCGTATTCCTGCCCGCTGGTATCCACAGGGACCTCTGCCCTAGCTGCTGGCCCTCAGGCTCTTCCTGCTGGCCCTTGGGCCCTTCCTGAGCGGCAGGCAGATGTCCTGGCGTTCCAAATGCTGGCAAGAGTGAACTGCCACCGTCTGAGGCACGAGCCAGCTGGCAGCAGGGCCCCCAGGCACTGGGCTTGGGGGATGGAATAAGGATGGGGGGCCTTCCTCCAGCGCGGTTCATTGAAGGGATGTGGTGGGCACCCACTGCCTGCTCTCCAGGCCCTGCACAACTTTGGTTAATTTTCCTCCTGGGGATGGGAAGGCAGCTGCAGTTGCCTACAGGGACACTGGCCCTCCTGGACCCTACGTCTTATCTCTCCTCCagttctctcctccctctttgcAGGAATTAGCCGGACATCCAGGGTCTGGGCTCCTCCCAAAAGTACACTTGACCCTGGACCCAATGCTGAGGGTCAGCATAACTCTGGAAGTGGCCTGGGGCTGTAGGAGGGTGATGATGCTGGGGGTCTTCCGGGCAGTGTCTCCCCAGGAGGGGGAAGACTGTGGCAGTGTTGACTTTAGGTCTGGAAGCGTCCCACCCTGGAACCCCACAGCAGCCTGGCCAACGAAGGTGTGAGGGGAGGAGCCCTCTCAACTCTCCCCACCTGCAGACAGGAACCCCTCCACCTTTCTCCTCAATCCCCAGGTCCCTTTGTCCCGCTGTCTGTGGCCCACCCGGTGGGGAAAGTGCACTTCTGCCTCCCTGGTCCCCTGCCATTCCTTCACCTGAGACCCAGAAGATGGGTGGTGGTTCCTTCCTGATGTGGCAGGTTGGGGGTTCAGACATTGTCTGTGCTAGCACCGCAAAGGACAAGAGTGAAAATCAGGCCAAGGCTTGTACTTTCTTTCCAGTATGGCATCTTTGGGCCTCCAGGTGGCCTCTGAGCTGGACTGTGCCTCCCCAGGCCTCCAGGCTGTCTAAGATAGATGCCTTTTCAGGGGACATCAGCTCTATCATGGGCAGCTTCTGCCACTGCCTGGAAGGGCCCATGGCCCCTCCGACAGGCTGAAGTCCCCAGGGGCCCCCTGTGCTGCTTGTCCCAAGGGGTAGCACCACGCTGGACAGTCCTGGCTGTGGACACCACACTTCTCCCCTCCAGAGCTGCTCTGCCTGAGGCAGACACTCTGAAGTCCAGGTGACACCTGGGTCCTGGCAGGGGAACCCAGGTCCGGGAGACATGAAAGGGTGAGGCCTCGGCAGCCCCGAACCCCCCTCTTCTAAAGGAGGACCCTCCTGGACCCTGGAGCGGACGCTGGTTGCAGTGAAGCCAGACGGGGTGCAGCGGAGGCTTGTTGGGGATGTGATCCAGCGCTTTGAGAGGAGGGGCTTCAAGCTGGTGGGGATGAAGATGCTGCAGGTACCAGGGCTCTTTGCCTGTGGGTGTCCCTGAGGGGACCGGGATGGGGGGCTTCTCACATCTCAGCCCTGCGTCAGGAAGACATCATGGTGTTGGCAGtagaaggggaggggtggggaggtgtcTGCCTTGTGCTTTTGTGGCTGGAGTGCTGCCCCATGTAGGTGTCGTCTGCAAAGGGCCCTGTGATCAGTACACCATGTCACTGTCCCAGTGCCTGGTGGGGCTCCCTCTCCAAGGGCTCCTCTCACCCCCTTCCCCCAATGCACCAGGCACCAGAGAGCATCCTTGCTGAGCACTACCACGACCTGCAGAGGAAGCCCTTCTACC contains these protein-coding regions:
- the NME4 gene encoding nucleoside diphosphate kinase, mitochondrial isoform X1, translated to MRGLSGRAALRGLMCRTRAPVASLLARSSSGGPSWTLERTLVAVKPDGVQRRLVGDVIQRFERRGFKLVGMKMLQAPESILAEHYHDLQRKPFYPALISYMSSGPVVAMVWEGPNVVCTSRAMIGHTNSAEAAPGTIRGDFSIHISRNVIHASDSVEGAQREIQLWFQSSELVDWADEGHHSSIYPA